In a genomic window of Rhinopithecus roxellana isolate Shanxi Qingling chromosome 2, ASM756505v1, whole genome shotgun sequence:
- the G3BP2 gene encoding ras GTPase-activating protein-binding protein 2 isoform X1 has translation MVMEKPSPLLVGREFVRQYYTLLNKAPEYLHRFYGRNSSYVHGGVDASGKPQEAVYGQNDIHHKVLSLNFSECHTKIRHVDAHATLSDGVVVQVMGLLSNSGQPERKFMQTFVLAPEGSVPNKFYVHNDMFRYEDEVFGDSEPELDEESEDEVEEEQEERQPSPEPVQENANSGYYEAHPVTNGIEEPLEESSHEPEPEPESETKTEELKPQVEEKNLEELEEKSTTPPPAEPVSLPQEPPKAFSWASVTSKNLPPSGTVSSSGIPPHVKAPVSQPRVETKPEVQSQPPRVREQRPRERPGFPPRGPRPGRGDMEQNDSDNRRIIRYPDSHQLFVGNLPHDIDENELKEFFMSFGNVVELRINTKGVGGKLPNFGFVVFDDSEPVQRILIAKPIMFRGEVRLNVEEKKTRAARERETRGGGDDRRDIRRNDRGPGGPRGIVGGGMMRDRDGRGPPPRGGMAQKLGSGRGTGQMEGRFTGQRR, from the exons GTTTTATGGCAGGAATTCTTCCTATGTTCATGGTGGAGTAGATGCTAGTGGAAAGCCCCAGGAAGCTGTTTATGGCCAAAAT GATATACACCACAAAGTATTATCTCTGAACTTCAGTGAATGTCATACTAAAATTCGTCATGTGGATGCTCATGCAACCTTGAGTGATGGAGTAGTTGTCCAAGTCATGGGTTTGCTGTCTAACAGTGGACAACCAGAAAGGAAGTTTATGCAAACCTTTGTTCTGGCTCCTGAA GGATCtgttccaaataaattttatgttcacAATGATATGTTTCGTTATGAAGATGAAGTGTTTGGTGATTCTGAGCCTGAACTTGATGAAG AATCAGAAGATGAAGTAGAAGAGGAGCAAGAAGAAAGACAACCATCTCCTGAACCTGTACAAGAAAATGCTAACAGTGGTTACTATGAAGCTCACCCTGTGAC taaTGGCATAGAGGAGCCTTTGGAAGAATCCTCTCATGAACCTGAACCTGAACCAGAATCTGAAACAAAGACTGAAGAGCTGAAACCACAAGTGGAGGAGAAGAACTTAGAAGAATTAGAGGAGAAATCTACTACTCCTCCTCCGGCAGAACCTGTTTCTCTGCCACAAGAACCACCAAAG GCTttctcctgggcttcagtgaccAGTAAAAACCTGCCTCCTAGTGGtactgtttcttcctctggaattCCACCCCATGTTAAAGCACCAGTCTCACAG ccAAGAGTTGAAACTAAACCAGAAGTTCAGTCTCAGCCACCTCGTGTGCGTGAACAACGACCTAGAGAACGACCTGGTTTTCCTCCTAGAGGACCAAGACCAG GCAGAGGAGATATGGAACAGAATGACTCTGACAACCGTAGAATAATTCGCTATCCAGATAGTCATCAACTTTTTGTTGGTAACTTGCCACATGATATTgatgaaaatgaactaaaagaATTCTTCATGA GTTTTGGAAACGTTGTGGAACTTCGCATCAATACCAAGGGTGTTGGGGGAAAGCTTCCAAATTTTGGTTTTGTGGTTTTTGATGACTCTGAACCAGTTCAGAGAATCTTAATTGCGAAA CCAATTATGTTTCGAGGGGAAGTACGTTTAAatgttgaagagaaaaaaacaagagctGCAAGAGAGCGAGAAACcagaggtggtggtgatgatcGCAGGGATATTAGGCGCAATGATCGAGGTCCTGGTGGTCCACGTGGAATTGTGGGTGGTGGAATGATGCGTGATCGTGATGGAAGAGGACCTCCTCCAAGGGGTGGCATGGCACAGAAACTTGGCTCTGGAAGAGGAACCGGGCAAATGGAAGGCCGCTTCACAGGACAGCGTCGCTGA
- the G3BP2 gene encoding ras GTPase-activating protein-binding protein 2 isoform X2, protein MVMEKPSPLLVGREFVRQYYTLLNKAPEYLHRFYGRNSSYVHGGVDASGKPQEAVYGQNDIHHKVLSLNFSECHTKIRHVDAHATLSDGVVVQVMGLLSNSGQPERKFMQTFVLAPEGSVPNKFYVHNDMFRYEDEVFGDSEPELDEESEDEVEEEQEERQPSPEPVQENANSGYYEAHPVTNGIEEPLEESSHEPEPEPESETKTEELKPQVEEKNLEELEEKSTTPPPAEPVSLPQEPPKPRVETKPEVQSQPPRVREQRPRERPGFPPRGPRPGRGDMEQNDSDNRRIIRYPDSHQLFVGNLPHDIDENELKEFFMSFGNVVELRINTKGVGGKLPNFGFVVFDDSEPVQRILIAKPIMFRGEVRLNVEEKKTRAARERETRGGGDDRRDIRRNDRGPGGPRGIVGGGMMRDRDGRGPPPRGGMAQKLGSGRGTGQMEGRFTGQRR, encoded by the exons GTTTTATGGCAGGAATTCTTCCTATGTTCATGGTGGAGTAGATGCTAGTGGAAAGCCCCAGGAAGCTGTTTATGGCCAAAAT GATATACACCACAAAGTATTATCTCTGAACTTCAGTGAATGTCATACTAAAATTCGTCATGTGGATGCTCATGCAACCTTGAGTGATGGAGTAGTTGTCCAAGTCATGGGTTTGCTGTCTAACAGTGGACAACCAGAAAGGAAGTTTATGCAAACCTTTGTTCTGGCTCCTGAA GGATCtgttccaaataaattttatgttcacAATGATATGTTTCGTTATGAAGATGAAGTGTTTGGTGATTCTGAGCCTGAACTTGATGAAG AATCAGAAGATGAAGTAGAAGAGGAGCAAGAAGAAAGACAACCATCTCCTGAACCTGTACAAGAAAATGCTAACAGTGGTTACTATGAAGCTCACCCTGTGAC taaTGGCATAGAGGAGCCTTTGGAAGAATCCTCTCATGAACCTGAACCTGAACCAGAATCTGAAACAAAGACTGAAGAGCTGAAACCACAAGTGGAGGAGAAGAACTTAGAAGAATTAGAGGAGAAATCTACTACTCCTCCTCCGGCAGAACCTGTTTCTCTGCCACAAGAACCACCAAAG ccAAGAGTTGAAACTAAACCAGAAGTTCAGTCTCAGCCACCTCGTGTGCGTGAACAACGACCTAGAGAACGACCTGGTTTTCCTCCTAGAGGACCAAGACCAG GCAGAGGAGATATGGAACAGAATGACTCTGACAACCGTAGAATAATTCGCTATCCAGATAGTCATCAACTTTTTGTTGGTAACTTGCCACATGATATTgatgaaaatgaactaaaagaATTCTTCATGA GTTTTGGAAACGTTGTGGAACTTCGCATCAATACCAAGGGTGTTGGGGGAAAGCTTCCAAATTTTGGTTTTGTGGTTTTTGATGACTCTGAACCAGTTCAGAGAATCTTAATTGCGAAA CCAATTATGTTTCGAGGGGAAGTACGTTTAAatgttgaagagaaaaaaacaagagctGCAAGAGAGCGAGAAACcagaggtggtggtgatgatcGCAGGGATATTAGGCGCAATGATCGAGGTCCTGGTGGTCCACGTGGAATTGTGGGTGGTGGAATGATGCGTGATCGTGATGGAAGAGGACCTCCTCCAAGGGGTGGCATGGCACAGAAACTTGGCTCTGGAAGAGGAACCGGGCAAATGGAAGGCCGCTTCACAGGACAGCGTCGCTGA